In Mugil cephalus isolate CIBA_MC_2020 chromosome 20, CIBA_Mcephalus_1.1, whole genome shotgun sequence, the following are encoded in one genomic region:
- the LOC124997848 gene encoding retinoic acid-induced protein 1 isoform X2, translating to MQSFRERSGGYHSNQPCYQQEPHELSRLETYRQHPHHPHPQHPHPGPGPHPGPGPGHTRSSYEAHPLANPTSLPSAGGPGIGGPKDCYSQQSYASYPGNGGGNGTGNGGSATTQAKKSFRGNKVPPPNPSQHLQGPGGYSNHVGPGNYTAQYMSENHLQQKWDDPAQLAQYEQEMVGRLEAGGTPAPAASQYMDQNMLGHSQNQCHQSSTPAYTSPHHQPHTSNPAPSPLMYPQSHLHYPQHSPSPSSYMEKCSPMPHCYKGYNMPPNSQYGRQMSSHSNLKQGGYRSNQNSYGYQQPPPRGYEQQPPLHGMTNPQESHPKYQHYSQPQQNYCLSELPVRSPEQYYQTCSPSSSHSPARSVGRSPSYSSTPSPLMTNPESFQYGQPPMTPGTASSSSSSSAGMQEQASTTSTMLIPPRSHPSPNVPHAVPHSYTTTQQVPTMKERFSEKLLSNPSLWSLNALTSQVENISNNVQQLLLSEALVANKKGSKRNSGGSNSSAGSGASSKKGEEYKSPSYADGGSSVGGGPMPDPYSTPQHQPLPMELHEGGYSSSSDEPLDRGYYYFGQGRSPAQAHNNTQLSLDTASSCSMASPDDMSTRSGDSGLHNLTPDPNRCQSVPGGDGMSTPVKSISDERSPTSITIPSPMKQERDSPSDVHINEPVKENFEESAWTEKSADKEELTTEKNLDCESDLDTTKSAEKLDKWSDEEKCPSVCSEVNKEVTEKRFCFEETMYQEVQSKYDPDAGDSVEQSPAALSDSSHKDHFGQEMKSETFKSESPTASESSVKTLPFISRGDLEQDQYSIDKDDSSENTSPTPQVETLEDSNSDKTGSRDQENEGGEEKGRAEEEANEEEDEDQKCCLSPPLSAEVRVETEDEGDVSLSLTEEHMNNKDGPEKTSGDPSSKTETHSAEPNIDNEFAGAPAHPNAAAATTAADASARESAIGDTAPQPQSAMPVFSALNDKAPGAQARDHIDHSDAKMLEPDSPQLPGKSILPSAPSWADTPPSPQKGDEDMEPGISCSSAVTPLAKPEPVAPSAQPRAFGRKYARGRRRILQSGVAIRRQLSLERDGEKDEEKALSAMKKASMPPSKTELFSDQMDLAHKESEASQTPKMLTDGFRSRMCTRSFNSSDLPPKSEPHTKRKPGPKPGPKPGAKPGPKPGTKPGAKPGAKPGPKPGLKPGPKPGPKPGCKLGPKPDPNELEIPLKTETPLKRKPGPKPGLKPGTKPGPKPGLKPGPKPVLKPGPKPGPKLGPKSADVLPPTDTIPIKAPVGRPKGSVSKAKLMQQEDMVQTFTGLQRGRKSLKTTILQVNQEVKPIQQEEKQTHHEAKTPENEGKNMVLRSRKPSQDNLSKEKEKIIGDEFLSQTLTEIKVHDVSSVEKFITEEQTLMQITKSVENTDVTGDVPRVPTEQPEENILIPLKRKPSPEVSATAVKKKRGPKPKAKSLPPQPSILEQGVPAPKEKSARGSKRKRGPPKKDYVVTPLTKDTPIITGPEITSDVPVVIPQCPTKTKVLPPRKGRGQKYEAMVQKITSPSSKKHLPIPQLDTNLIDDVSTKTLSEHILKEGGTSMINNSEVTESRHEGVKEHKGAVRIEEVTQEREKHEVNQEALATEGARHGVKEEVVNENETRHEGIKPRTQSDDTADKMWSSTETPVQVRTPDEWTQQALESVPPAATKSARTKRKRWAMVESTDASVVALEAGSLIVTTPRLAKQRAIKNNHEMHLKQRRKKRKGQAPLDEPEMSEEMNTECAEQEERVEEKVNEMESTEPLQISPDEIIETPLATSIELSHKSRRGRKPSANVIKRKQSKALSEQIPGKPMKIHKKPGPKPGMKDAIEVIEAVVRAAGCEQAEKEEREKEESERRGRENTEKEETCIAGPVVTVSDKQTEIITVKRIRRKPVHQNSKLSFCPYVRINDSRDFSSWCAVVNKPEDAVIFQRRRKKGILRMRNPFTVAKVVPHTAAMLQGPMVNKNLIGRCLTCCLCGKPANYKDLGDLCGPYYTEDGIPRKILTIQGTESFRVESEKTNDNSGSSTELPGSSSKNENEGSTEEEGNIEASTQEGSSSRHHHWHYRRAERKERLGQEDGPRRLTLRERFRRMMQLQAIRTAATGDQDGNDSTLQRLQLEAEAKEHWAHENCTIWTKGIIMVAGRLYGLKEAANNSAQTSCYKCQIVGASLSCCWRGCSHKYHYVCAREIGCTFHEDDFSIKCPKHEDL from the exons ATGCAGTCCTTCCGTGAGCGCAGCGGTGGTTACCACAGCAACCAACCCTGCTACCAGCAGGAACCCCATGAATTATCCCGCCTGGAGACCTATCGGCAACACCCGCATCATCCCCACCCCCAGCACCCACATCCAGGCCCTGGTCCTCatccaggcccaggcccagggcATACCAGGTCAAGCTATGAGGCCCATCCGCTGGCAAATCCTACGAGCTTGCCTTCAGCTGGAGGACCAGGTATTGGGGGACCCAAGGATTGTTACAGCCAGCAATCCTATGCTAGTTACCCAGGCAACGGAGGAGGGAATGGTACTGGAAATGGGGGCTCTGCAACAACGCAAGCAAAGAAATCCTTCAGAGGAAATAAAGTGCCCCCACCAAACCCCAGTCAGCATCTGCAGGGTCCTGGAGGTTATAGTAACCATGTGGGCCCTGGGAATTACACTGCCCAGTATATGAGTGAGAACCACCTGCAGCAAAAGTGGGACGACCCAGCCCAGTTGGCACAGTATGAGCAGGAAATGGTGGGACGTTTAGAGGCTGGTGGTACCCCTGCACCTGCTGCTTCCCAATACATGGACCAGAATATGCTGGGGCACTCCCAGAACCAGTGTCACCAGTCTTCTACCCCCGCCTACACCAGCCCCCACCATCAGCCTCACACTTCTAACCCTGCCCCCTCACCTCTCATGTACCCCCAGAGCCACCTGCACTACCCACAGCACTCGCCTTCTCCATCATCTTACATGGAGAAGTGTAGCCCTATGCCCCATTGTTATAAAGGTTACAACATGCCTCCTAATTCCCAGTATGGCAGACAAATGAGCAGCCATAGCAATCTGAAGCAGGGAGGCTACAGGTCAAACCAGAATAGTTACGGTTACCAGCAGCCTCCCCCCAGAGGTTATGAGCAGCAGCCTCCTTTACATGGCATGACTAACCCCCAAGAGTCCCACCCAAAGTACCAGCACTACAGCCAACCTCAACAAAACTACTGTCTATCTGAGCTGCCTGTCAGATCACCAGAACAGTATTATCAAACTTGTAGCCCCTCTTCCAGCCACTCACCTGCACGCTCAGTGGGACGCTCCCCATCTTACAGTTCCACCCCTTCACCACTAATGACCAATCCAGAGTCATTCCAGTACGGCCAACCACCCATGACTCCTGGGacagcctcctcctcatcatcctcttcaGCTGGTATGCAGGAGCAAGCCAGTACCACCAGCACCATGTTGATACCCCCACGTTCACACCCCTCACCAAACGTACCTCACGCAGTCCCTCATAGCTACACTACCACACAACAAGTCCCCACCATGAAAGAGCGCTTCTCTGAGAAACTTTTATCAAACCCCAGTTTGTGGAGCCTGAATGCCCTCACATCTCAGGTGGAGAACATCTCCAATAATGTCCAGCAGCTACTGCTTTCAGAGGCCCTGGTTGCCAACAAAAAAGGTAGCAAGCGCAACAGTGGTGGGAGCAACAGCAGTGCTGGAAGTGGAGCATCCTCCAAAAAGGGTGAGGAGTACAAAAGTCCTTCATATGCAGATGGTGGAAGTAGCGTTGGTGGGGGACCCATGCCGGACCCATACTCTACACCACAGCATCAGCCATTGCCCATGGAACTCCATGAGGGAGGTTACTCGAGTAGTAGTGATGAACCACTTGACAGGGGCTACTACTACTTTGGCCAGGGGAGAAGTCCAGCCCAGGCTCATAACAACACACAACTCAGTCTGGACACAGCATCTTCATGCTCCATGGCATCTCCAGACGATATGTCCACCAGGTCTGGGGACTCAGGTTTGCACAACCTTACTCCTGACCCCAATAGATGTCAATCGGTGCCGGGAGGAGATGGCATGAGCACTCCAGTAAAGAGTATTAGTGATGAGAGGTCTCCAACAAGCATCACAATCCCTAGTCCTATGAAACAAGAAAGAGACTCTCCTTCAGATGTACATATCAATGAACCTGTCAAAGAGAATTTTGAAGAATCAGCCTGGACAGAGAAATCAGCTGACAAAGAAGAGctgacaacagaaaaaaacctTGACTGTGAGAGCGATTTAGACACAACTAAATCTGCTGAGAAACTTGATAAATGGTCAGATGAAGAGAAATGTCCATCTGTATGCAGTGAAGTTAACAAAGAGGTGACAGAGAAAAGATTTTGCTTTGAGGAAACAATGTACCAGGAGGTCCAGAGCAAATATGACCCTGACGCAGGAGATTCAGTTGAACAGTCCCCTGCAGCTCTCTCAGACTCCAGCCACAAAGATCACTTTGGCCAAGAGATGAAATCTGAAACATTCAAATCAGAGTCCCCAACTGCATCTGAGAGCTCAGTGAAAACATTGCCTTTCATTTCAAGAGGCGACCTTGAGCAGGATCAGTATTCCATAGATAAGGATGACAGCTCAGAGAACACCTCTCCGACACCACAAGTCGAGACTTTGGAAGACAGTAACTCAGACAAGACTGGAAGCAGAGATCAGGAGAATGAGGggggagaggaaaaagggagagcagaggaagaggcaaatgaagaggaggatgaagatcaAAAATGTTGTCTTTCACCTCCTTTGTCTGCAGAAGTGAGAGTGGAAACTGAGGATGAGGGAGATGTGAGCCTGTCGTTAACTGAGGAACATATGAATAATAAAGATGGGCCGGAGAAGACTTCAGGAGATCCCAGCagcaaaacagaaactcacagtGCTGAGCCCAACATTGACAATGAATTTGCAGGGGCTCCGGCCCATCCAAATGCTGCAGCAgcaaccacagcagcagatgcttCGGCAAGGGAGTCAGCCATTGGTGACACTGCCCCTCAGCCTCAGTCTGCTATGCCAGTATTTTCTGCTCTCAATGACAAGGCACCTGGAGCTCAGGCCAGGGATCATATTGATCATAGTGATGCTAAAATGCTGGAGCCAGACTCTCCTCAGCTACCAGGGAAGTCAATACTTCCCTCAGCACCCTCCTGGGCAGACACTCCACCTTCCCCCCAAAAAGGTGATGAGGACATGGAACCAGGCATAAGCTGTTCAAGTGCTGTGACTCCCTTGGCCAAGCCAGAGCCAGTGGCTCCATCTGCACAGCCAAGGGCATTTGGACGCAAGTATGCTCGGGGCAGAAGAAGAATCCTGCAGTCAGGTGTGGCGATCAGGCGACAGCTAAGCTTGGAAAGGGATGGGGAAAAGGATGAGGAAAAAGCCCTCTCTGCTATGAAAAAAGCAAGCATGCCCCCAAGCAAAACTGAGCTATTCTCAGATCAAATGGACCTAGCTCATAAAGAATCTGAAGCCAGTCAGACTCCCAAAATGCTAACTGACGGTTTTCGTTCAAGAATGTGCACACGCTCATTCAATTCATCAGATTTGCCACCCAAATCTGAACCTCACACTAAGAGAAAACCAGGCCCAAAGCCAGGCCCAAAACCAGGAGCGAAACCAGGGCCAAAACCTGGTACAAAGCCAGGGGCCAAACCAGGAGCAAAACCAGGGCCTAAACCTGGCTTAAAGCCTGGACCTAAACCTGGGCCAAAACCTGGGTGCAAGCTAGGACCAAAACCTGATCCAAATGAACTGGAGATACCACTGAAAACTGAGACTCCCCTAAAACGAAAACCAGGACCCAAACCAGGTTTAAAACCTGGAACAAAACCGGGACCAAAACCTGGACTAAAACCTGGGCCAAAACCAGTACtaaagccaggtccaaaaccaGGACCTAAGCTTGGACCCAAGTCTGCAGATGTTTTGCCCCCCACTGACACTATACCCATCAAGGCTCCAGTGGGTCGCCCCAAGGGCTCAGTTTCTAAAGCAAAGCTTATGCAACAAGAAGATATGGTTCAAACTTTTACAGGTCTTCAAAGGGGCAGGAAGAGTCTGAAAACTACAATTTTACAAGTAAACCAAGAAGTAAAACCAATTcaacaagaggaaaaacaaacacaccatgAAGCAAAGACACCAGAGAATGAGGGTAAGAACATGGTCTTGAGATCCAGAAAACCCTCCCAGGACAActtgtcaaaagaaaaagaaaagatcatAGGGGATGAATTTTTATCCCAGACTTTAACAGAGATTAAAGTTCATGATGTTTCATCGGTAGAAAAATTCATAACTGAAGAACAAACTTTAATGCAAATTACTAAGTCAGTCGAAAACACAGATGTTACAGGAGACGTACCACGAGTCCCGACTGAACAACCTGAAGAAAATATACTCATTCCACTAAAACGCAAACCTAGCCCAGAAGTTTCTGCAACAGCAGTTAAGAAAAAGAGGGGTCCAAAGCCCAAAGCAAAAAGTTTACCACCTCAACCCTCCATCCTAGAACAAGGTGTGCCAGCACCAAAGGAAAAGAGTGCCCGGGGCTCTAAGAGAAAGCGAGGGCCACCCAAGAAAGATTATGTGGTCACTCCCTTAACCAAAGACACTCCCATCATCACTGGTCCTGAAATCACTAGTGATGTGCCTGTGGTGATTCCTCAATGTCCCACCAAAACAAAAGTTCTCCCACCACGCAAAGGTAGAGGACAGAAATATGAGGCTATGGTGCAGAAGATTACATCTCCCAGCTCAAAAAAGCACCTCCCAATTCCCCAGCTAGATACCAATCTAATTGATGACGTGTCAACCAAGACTTTGTCTGAACATATCCTGAAAGAAGGAGGGACATCCATGATAAATAACAGTGAGGTGACAGAGTCTAGACATGAAGGGGTAAAAGAGCACAAAGGGGCAGTAAGAATAGAGGAGGTGacacaagaaagagaaaagcatGAGGTGAATCAAGAGGCATTAGCAACAGAAGGGGCGAGGCACGGGGTGAAAGAAGAGGTTGTAAATGAGAATGAGACTCGACATGAAGGCATTAAACCAAGGACACAGTCTGATGACACAGCTGACAAGATGTGGAGTTCAACGGAGACCCCAGTCCAAGTCAGGACTCCAGATGAGTGGACACAACAAGCCTTAGAAAGTGTACCTCCTGCTGCTACTAAGTCTGCCAGAACTAAAAGAAAGAGATGGGCAATGGTGGAGAGTACAGATGCATCAGTTGTAGCCTTGGAAGCAGGGAGCCTAATAGTCACAACACCAAGGCTAGCCAAGCAAAGGGCCATTAAAAACAACCATGAGATGCACctaaaacaaaggagaaagaagagaaaaggccaAGCTCCTCTAGATGAACCAGAGATGTCTGAGGAGATGAACACCGAATGTGCAGAACAAGAGGAAAGAGTAGAAGAAAAGGTAAATGAAATGGAGTCCACAGAACCTCTGCAAATCAGCCCAGATGAGATCATCGAAACCCCCTTAGCGACCAGTATAGAACTCAGCCATAAATCGCGAAGAGGCAGAAAACCATCAGCAAATGTAatcaaaaggaaacaaagcaaagcaTTGTCAGAGCAGATTCCTGGCAAGCCAATGAAGATCCACAAAAAGCCTGGGCCAAAACCTGGGATGAAAGATGCCATTGAGGTAATTGAGGCAGTAGTAAGGGCTGCAGGATGTGAACAGgctgagaaagaagagagagaaaaagaagaaagtgaaagaaggggaagagaaaacacagaaaaagaggagacGTGTATTGCCGGTCCTGTAGTGACAGTATCAGATAAACAGACTGAGATTATTACTGTGAAAAGAATAAGGCGCAAACCAGTCCATCAGAATTCTAAACTGTCTTTTTGTCCTTATGTACGGATTAATGACTCCAGAGACTTTTCCTCTTGGTGTGCTGTAGTCAATAAGCCTGAGGACGCAGTAATATTTCAGAGACGGAGAAAAAAGGGTATACTCAGAATGAGGAACCCTTTCACAGTTGCAAAAGTTGTGCCACATACTGCCGCCATGCTGCAGGGACCAATGGTGAATAAAAACCTAATTGGCAGATGTCTCACATGTTGCCTGTGTGGAAAACCAGCAAATTATAAAGATCTAGGCGACTTATGTGGACCCTACTACACAGAAGATGGCATTCCACGGAAAATCTTGACGATCCAGGGCACAGAATCCTTCAGGGTAGAgtcagaaaagacaaatgacaaCAGCGGTAGCAGCACTGAATTACCAGGTAGCTCCTCAAAGAATGAGAATGAGGGCAGcacagaagaggagggaaacataGAAGCATCGACCCAGGAAGGCAGCAGTAGTAGGCACCATCATTGGCACTACCGACgggcagaaagaaaggaaagattAGGTCAGGAGGATGGTCCGCGAAGATTAACTCTCCGAGAGAGGTTCAGGAGAATGATGCAACTCCAGGCCATCCGCACGGCGGCCACAGGGGACCAAGACGGCAATGACAGTACGCTCCAAAGGCTACAACTGGAGGCAGAGGCCAAGGAGCACTGGGCGCACGAAAACTGTACCATCTGGACCAAGGGCATAATTAtggtagctgggaggctatacGGACTAAAGGAAGCTGCCAACAACTCAGCACAAACG AGCTGCTACAAGTGCCAGATTGTGGGGGCGTCCCTCAGCTGCTGTTGGAGAGGCTGCTCTCATAAATACCACTATGTCTGCGCCAGAGAGATAG GCTGCACATTCCACGAGGACGACTTCTCCATCAAATGTCCCAAGCACGAG GACCTGTAA